The following DNA comes from Flavisolibacter ginsenosidimutans.
GCCAGCCGTATTTGGCGGCTTGATTTCAAAAGCTACGTCCGGCTCACAGGCCGGGGCAAACGAAGTGCTGGCTTTGTCCAAGGAAAGCTACCAGAGCGGCTTTCCGGGTAACATCACCAACATGCTAAGCGGCGGGTTAACCACAGGGGGTGGCGGTATGTTGGAAAACTTTTTCGGCAACAAACTTCAATCCATCATCAGCGCCATTGCTTCGTTTGCGGGCATTAAATCATCGTCGGCACACTCCCTGTTCAACGTGGCTACACCGTTGGCAACGGGTGCTTTGGGAAAGTATGCTATGGAGAATAACCTCGATGCAAACGGTTTGTCGTCTTTTTTGCAAAGTCAAAAGGCAAACGTAGCGGCCATGTTGCCAGCGGGATTAAGCGGCGTATTGGGTTTGAGTGGTTTAACAAGCAGTATGTCACCAGTAGGCAGCGAAGCAAGACAAACAGTGAGCGATACCACCGCTTATGCAAAAGATACGTATGAGCGCAAAGGCGGTACCAATTGGCTTGTGTGGATTTTGTTGCTGGCTGGCGTAGCCGCCTTGCTTTGGTTTTTAACCAGGGGTTGTAATAACGAGAGCAAGAGCACGACGACAGGAGACAGCACAACCATGACCACAATGCCGTCCGACACATCCACGAAGATGGCCCCAGCTCCTGCAATGCCGCCACGCGAAAGCATGAAAGTAAAGCTGGCCGACGGCACAGAGATCAATGCGTTTAAGGGCGGCGTGGAAGATCAACTGGTGACTTGCCTGAACGACGCTTCCTGCGCTGCGGGCAAAGACAAGTGGTTTGACTTTGACAACATCAATTTCAAAACCGGTAGTGCCACCCTTACCGATTCAAGCGCAGCGCAGGTGAGCAATATTGTAGCAATATTGAAAGCGTACCCAAAAGCCAAAATCAAAATCGGCGGCTATACCGATAAAACCGGTAATGCGGATGCTAACAAAAAGCTGAGTCAGCAACGGGCAGATGCCGTGATGAACGCCATTAAAACCGGCGGCGCTAACGCTTCGCAATTGGTAGGCGCTGAAGGTTATGGTTCTGAATTTGCCAAAGTAGATGCGTCAGCTTCGGATGAAGCAAGAAAAGTGGACAGGCGTATTGCAGTGCAGTTACGGGAGAAATAACAAAGAGCGAAATAAAGAAAAGAGGAAAGGAGTTATGCCCTTTCCTCTTTTTATAATACCAAACTACGCCTTTAAAAGTTTGAAGGCATGCGTCCATTGATTGTTTAAAAAACCGGGGATGCACCACAACATGCACAACGGTTCAATGGCTCTCGCTGCTTCCACCGTGCCCATGTCCGCCGTTTCCCACCCAAAGGCGTTGAGAATATCCGTAACCGTATGCTTTGCGCCGCTGTCATTGCCGCAAATAAACATCGTTGGTCTTCCTTCTTTATACTGCGGTTTGTAAAACTGCCCATTGCCCACACTGCTAAAGGCTTTGACAAATCGTGCGTCTGGAAATGCTTTTTGCAGTCTTTCCATAAGTGAGTCATCAAGACTTGTAAAGAATTTCAACACGCCGTTCGTCAGCGCTTCTTTGGCAATAGGATTGGTGGCGTCAATCACCACTTTACCTTTTAAATTTTCAGCGCCGCTTTGTTCCAAGGCTTCTTCAGTAGCCGTGCCGGCAACGGCCAATACGATTACATCGCCGAAGGCCGCCGTATCAGAAAATAATCCTGTTTTGCCGGATGGATTTTCTTCTTTCCATTTTACCACTTCGTCTTTCGACACGTCTCTTGTGCCGAGCATGACTTCGTTATTTTCATTCAAGAAAGCAGTGGCCAGCACGCGGCCCACGATGCCTGAACCGATGATTCCTATTTTCATGTTGGTTGGTTTATTGGTGAATGATTACGATGCGCTGTAAGCTCCCGCAAACTCTTTCGCAAAATCTTCCAGTTTGGTTTTCCCAAAGCCTTGCGGACGATTTTTGTTATAGTCTTCTGCCATTTTACCGCTGCGCATTGAAGCTCCCATTTCTACGTATTTCTCGGCCATGGCTTCGGGCATGCCGGCCTGCAAAAGGCCACCGCGTGTTTGTTCATCCGTGAATTGTACCCAAGGCAAATCCGGTTTGCCTACGGCCGAACCCAGCACTTTTGCCACATCGCCTGTGCTTCTTTCGTCGCTGGCCAAATAACGAACCGAGTGTCCTTTAAAAGAAAGATTCGATAACTCTTCCGCCGCAGCTTCGGCAATATCCGCGGGATGCGAAAGAACCATCTCGGCTTCATCATTGCCATAGTTGCCACCAATAATATTCATCCCTTTTATCATGGATAAATTCCCGTAGAAATTGACGTAGAAAAAGCCGGGACGAAGATGAAGAACGTTCACGCCTTCAAGTTTGTTCAACTCTTCTTCGGCAAGATGCAAGCCGCTCACCGGTCCACAGCCTTCGGGCAGATGCGCACCAACGCTGCTAAGGTTTACAACGTATTTGATGTTGTTCGCACGAATTGCTTCAGCATAGTTGGCCGCAATTTCACGATAGCCGTCCAATGGACCTGCTGCGTATTGCGGCGGAATCATGGTGTACACCGCATCAGCGCCGGCAAAGGCTTCTTTCAAAAAGGTTGAGTCTTCAACACTGCCCGTCGTAGCTTTCGCTCCTTTGTCAGTCAAAGGCTTTAAATTTTCAGGGTTGCGACCGATAACGGTTACGTTGTGACCTGCGGCCAAAAGTGTTTCGGCCAGCGGTTTGGTAATGTGGCCTGCGCCACCGGTAAGAACGTACTTCATGATGGTTGGTTTTTATTTATTTGTATATACAAGCTACGAAATAAAAAAATTTTAGTTGTCTAATTTGTCGGCGATTCTCGCCAAATCTTTTACAAGCTTGTTGCTTTCTTCTTTTCCTAGAATACGGGAATAAGCCTCCCAAAATTCCTTCATGCAAGCAGCCAGTTTTGGCTGCAATTCCTTTGCTTTTGGAGTTGGATAAACGTTTGTCAGTTTACCTTCCGTGGTACGAATGACCAGTTTTTTCTCTTCCAGCTTTTCAATAAGACGCGTGATGGTGCTGGGTTGCAACTGCAGGTGATCGGCAAGAGCCGTTGGCTGAATCCCGGGTTCTTCCAGCACCGCAATAAGCAGATAAGCGTGGCTCGGAGAAAGGGCAACTTTCTTCCAGCTCTCGTTGGCAAGTTTCTCTACCTTCCGGGCCAATGCGGCCGAGGTGAAGTAAAGACATTGAGCGTATTTGCTGCACGATGTTTTCATGAACGGGAACAAAGGTAAGAACTCCATATTTGCATATACAAAAAAATTTTTAAAAGGCTTTCTTAACAAACGCAACGGCGGCCATTTTGTATATTTACAGCATGTCCAATCCAAATTTAACGGCCGCGAAAGAAAGCCTTTCGCCGGTAGAAAAAGAGTTTGAAAACGGCATTCGCCCGCAGCAGATTGAGGAGTTCTCCGGCCAGCCGCAGATCATCGAAAACCTGCGCATTTTCATTAAAGCCGCCAAACTTCGCGGCGAGGCGCTTGATCATGTTTTGTTTCACGGCCCTCCGGGTTTGGGTAAAACAACACTGTCGCGAATTGTCTCAAACGAACTTGGTGTAAACATCAAAGAAACATCCGGACCCGTGATTGAAAAACCCGGCGATCTTGCGGGTCTGCTTACGGGCTTGCAGCCCAACGATGTTTTGTTTATTGATGAAATTCATCGCTTAAGCACGGTGGTTGAAGAATACTTGTATTCGGCAATGGAAGATTACAAGATTGACATCATGATTGACAGTGGTCCCAATGCCCGCAGCATTCAAATCAACCTGAATCCTTTTACACTGATTGGTGCCACAACAAGAAGCGGTTTGCTGACGGCACCACTACTCTCCCGCTTCGCCATCAAATCGCGCCTTGAATATTACGATGCCGAAACGCTGAAGAAAATTATTCTTCGCGCCGCTAATATTTTAAATGCAGATATTTCTACCGAAGCCGCAGCGGAAATTTCGCGCCGCAGCCGGGGCACGCCGCGTATTGCTAATGGTCTGTTGCGAAGAGTGAGAGATTTTGCGCAAGTGCTTAATGACAGTACCATCGATATTGGCATTACTAAACATGCGCTTCGTGCATTGAACGTGGACGAACACGGATTGGATGATATGGACAACCGCATCCTCACCGCCATCATCGAAAAATTTAAAGGCGGTCCCGTGGGAATTACAACCATTGCTACCGCAGTGGGTGAAGAAGGAGGAACAATCGAAGAAGTGTACGAACCGTTTTTGATCCAGGAAGGTTTTTTGATGCGTACGCCAAGAGGAAGAGAAGTAACGGCGAAGGCTTATGCGCATTTGGGAAAGACGCCACCGTTGCACGGCGCTACCGGGAATTTGTTTGGCGGATTGGGATAGTTTGGTTGATCGGTTGATTAGTTGAAAAGTTGATTGGTAATTATCTACTAATGAATCGGTCAACTAATCAACCGATCAACTATCTACAACTCTTTCTCCATCACGTAATGCGCAATGGTAATTTCGACGAATTCCTCACCGCTTTTTTTGTAACCCATTTTTTCGTAAAAGCCCAGGGCGTTTTTGCGGGCGTGCATGGTGATGCGCTTGTAGCCGCGGTCTCTTGCAAGGTTTTCGGCAAACTGCATTAAAGCCCGGCCAATGCCTTTGCCTTGCACGTCGTTCACCACAGCCATTTGACGCAGGCGTACCGTTTGCGGGTCTTCTTCTACCAACATACAACAGCCAAGCATGCGTTCGTCTTCGTAAGCCGCCATGTGCATGTTTGTTTTTTCCTTTTCCAGCTCGTCCTGCGAAAACTCAAGCCCCAGGGGTTTCCGCAAAATCTCGTTGCGCAGCTTCAGCATTTGCTTGTATTCGTCGGTTCCGTAATCTACAATCTTTAAGGCCATGAAGATTTCGTGTTGAAGTGGTTCAATATTACGACGATTGGGCAAGACAGCCAAAGAGAAGTCGGAGGACGAAGAGATGCATAACGGAATAAACATCTAACCCGATGACTTCGGGTATAGTTAACGTGCCGTATCCTCCATAAGATTGTCTTTACCGAAAGGCACTTTTTTGCCGGGTAAAAAGCCTTTCGGGGCAAAAATTATTTTTATACAAAATCCTCTATTTTTGCCCCACTATAACCAAATTTTACCAATCATGTCAGACATTGCAGCAAGAGTAAAAAAGATCATCGTTGATAAGCTGGGCGTGGATGAAGCCGAAGTAACCAATGAAGCTTCTTTTACCAACGACTTGGGCGCCGACTCTCTGGACACCGTTGAATTGATCATGGAATTTGAAAAAGAATTCAACATTTCCATTCCGGACGAACAAGCTGAAACCATCACCACGGTTGGACAAGCCGTCTCTTACCTTGAAGAACACGCAAAGTAATTTCCGTTCTTGCAAAAGAGCACCATACCATTCCGCCTTCATGTTCCCGCAACAGAAGGCGGTTTTATCTTGAAGAAGAAAGTCAAATTCAAAAGTAAAAAGCAAGAAAAGGACCTTCGGCTTTGATGCCCTTTTTGAATTTTGCCTTTTTACTTTTGCCTTTTCATACTATATGAGCGCAGGAAAAACCATCGAACTCAAACGCGTCGTCGTTACCGGCATGGGGGCCCTTACACCACTGGGCAACACCATCACAGAATATTGGAACAATTTACGGAACGGCGTAAGCGGTTGCGACTACATTACCTTGTTCGACGCGTCGAAGTTTAAGACGAGGTTTGCCTGCGAGATCAAAGGCTTTGATCCCATCAGCTTTTTAGATAGAAAAGAAGCCCGCAAACTGGATCGCTTTTCGCAAACGGCCATTGCCGCTTCCGACCAGGGCGTGCAGGACGCAGGCATTGACCGGAACAACGTGGACGTTGACCGCGTGGGCGTTGTCTTTGCGTCGGGCATCGGCGGCCTCATTACCTTTCAGGAAGAAGTACTCAATTTTGGCAAAGGCGACGGCACGCCGCGCTTTAATCCCTTCTTCATTCCCAAAATGATTTTGGACATTGCGGCCGGACACATCTCCATGCGTCACGGTTTTCGCGGACCCAATTTTGCGGTAGTGAGTGCCTGCGCATCGAGCACCAACGCCATGATGGAATCCTTCAACCTCATTCGCATGGGCAAGGCCGACATCATCATCACAGGCGGTGCTGAAAGCGTGGTTAGTGAAGCCGGTGTGGGCGGATTCAATGCCATGAAAGCACTGAGCGAACGAAACGATGATCCCAAAACCGCCTCGCGTCCGTACGACAAAGACCGCGACGGTTTTGTAATGGGCGAAGCGGCCGGCGTGCTCGTTTTCGAAGAATTGGAACACGCCTTAAAAAGAGGCGCAAAAATTTATTGCGAAATCGCGGGCGCCGGCGCTACGGCCGATGCGCATCATTTAACGGCTCCGCATCCTGAAGGTTTGGGTGCAAAGAACGTGATGATACAAGCCCTGGCCGATGCGGACATGCAGGCCTCCGACATTGATTACATCAATACACACGGAACCTCTACGCCCCTGGGCGACGTGGCCGAAGTAAAAGCCATCGTTGACGTCTTTGGCGAACATGCTTTCAACTTAAACATCTCTTCTACAAAATCAATGACCGGCCATTCCCTGGGTGCGGCCGGCGCCATTGAAGCCATTGCCTGCATCATGGCCGTGCAGAACGACGTTGTTCCGCCGACCATTAATCACTTTACCGACGATCCCGAACTGGACCCGCGCCTGAACTTTACCTTTGGCGAAGCGCAGAAGCGTGAAGTGAATGCAGCATTGAGCAACACCTTTGGCTTTGGCGGACACAATGCCTGCATGATCTTTAAGAAGTACAAGTAATCCTTTCTTTGCTTTTCCGCTGTTTGTTTGCCTGTGGCAGAAAAGACCGTGCAGCGAATTCTATTTCTCAACAAAGCATTTTAATTACTTCACGCCAGCGGCAAGCCGGATGAATTTATTCGGCTAAATGTCTATCTTCACGACACTCTCTGAAATCGCTTTTCTCCGGCCCGAATCTGTCAACATTAATTCTGGCTTATGAATAAAGTTTTATCAGACCAAAGCGACTGGGATGAACTGCTTGAATTTATTTCCGAAAAGCAGGTGACGCCCATCATCGGAAAAGAAATCTACCAGTTTACCGAAGCCGATGCACTCATTCCCTTCGACGATTATTTATCGGCGCAATTGCTAAAGTCGAGCAACGTTAGCGGCGTGTCGCTGCAATTGAACGAAGCCGTGAGTTACCTGGTAAACGAGCGGCGCATGAAGCCGATGGACGTAACACGAAAATTAAAAGCACTGGTAAAAGAAGTGGGCTTTGAATTTCCGCTGCTTACCTCACTGTTGCAGATAACCGATTTGCAATACTTCATCAACACCTCGGTGTACAACAACGTGCTGGAACAAAAGCTGCGCGACGTGCGAAAGGTGGAACCGACGTCCATCAACTTTTCCATAAACGAACCTTTCTCGGATTGCGAAGATTTGGAAAAGCTGAAACAGCCTTTTGTCTTCAACGTATTTGGTTCGCTTTTGCACACGGTGGATGCGGCGCTCAGCGAAGAAGACATGTTGGAATACACAGGTTATTTTAAAGAGAAGATGAGCGGCGCGGCCAACATCATTAACGCCTTGCGCAATCACAACCTCTTGTTCATCGGTTGCGCTTTTCCCGATTGGATGGTGCGTTTCATTTTGCGCTTGCTTTCCAACGAACCACTGCACGAATGGGGCGTTCGCCGGAACATTGTTGTGGTGAACGACAAGTCGCCGAAACGAAAAGAGCAATTCGATTTCCTTCGCAAATACGACGCGGTAACGTACGACGGTAACACGGCTGATTTTGTGCAGGAATTAGCGGAAAGATTGAATCAAAAAAATCCATCGGCTTTAAAGAGCAAAAAGATTTTTTTAAGCTATACCGTGAGCGACAGAGAAGCGGTAGAGACAATGAAGAGGGCTTTGGAAAGTTTGCAAAACATAACCTGCTGGTACGACAACCGCGAAATAGCACCGGGTGATGATTTTAAAACCGAGATTGCGAAAAACATCAAGTCGGCTGATTTGTTTATTCCGCTGATTTCCGCCAACAGCCTGCAACACAAAGACGGCTATGTACAATTGGAATGGCTGACCGCCGACAACGTGGCCACCTTTCGGAAAATAGACGGCAACACGGCTAAATACCTTATGCCCGTGGTGATTGACGACACCAATCCTTACGACGCATCGGTGCCGAAATATTTTTCAGAACTCAGCATCGGCAAAGTGCCGCACGGAAATCCTGGCTCCGATTTTCTGAACCAGGTAAAAGAAACATTGCTTACCGCTTAACCACCTTTATGCCGGTACTCACAAAAGAACCCGCAACGGCTGCGCCGCTCTTCATTGGACTGCAATCGTACACCGAAGCACAAGCCTCCATTTTTTTCGGAAGAGACGAGGAAGTTCATCGCCTCACCAATTTAATAAAAGCAAATACGCTAACGATTGTTTTTGGCAAATCAGGCACGGGCAAAACATCGTTGTTGAACGCCGGTGTGTTTCCGCGCTTGCGAAAAGATTACTGCCTCCCGTTTCGCATCCGGTTGGAGTTTAACGACGACAGTCCCGACCTTGTTTCGCAGATAAAAAAAACGCTGAAAGAAGAAATTGACAAATACGGCTTCAAGGTCGAATCGTACCCCGGCGATGAAACCTTGTGGGAGTATTTTCACCGCGAACAACTTTGGAAAAGTGTTACGCCGATTTTAATCTTTGACCAGTTTGAAGAAATTTTTACACTGGCAAAACGCAGCACACGCTTTACTAAAAAAGAACTCGACGCTTTTTGGGAAGAGTTGGCCAACCTGATTGAAAACTCGATTCCCGAAGGAATCAAGGAGCGTTTTTTAGACGGAAAAGAAAGCCTCGACTTTGCTTACAAAGTGCAAAAAATAAAAACGCTTTTTTCCTTTCGCGAAGAATTTCTGCCGGAGTTTGAAGGCATCACGGCCCGCATTCCGTCGCTCAAATATTCGCGTTTTCGCCTTTTGCCCATGAACGGCAACCAGGCTTACGAAGTGGTTACCAAAACCTGGAAGAACAACATCAACGCAGCGGAAGCCGACAAGATTGTTGAATTCTTTTCAACCGACGAAGGCCCGCATCAGCCGTACGAATTGATGATGATAGAGCCATCGCTTTTAAGCCAGGTTTGTTCGCTTATTGAAAAGGAAAGGTTGCAACAGGGCAAGGAAAAAATCTCCTCCGAGTTTTTAGACAAGTACTCAAAAGAATTCATCCTGCGTTCCATTTACGACGAAGCAATGGCCGAAAGCAACGCCGCCGTGCTGAAAAGCAATAACGGCTTGCCGGTAGTTTCAAAGCCGGTGAATGAATTTGCAGAAGACAAACTTATTACCGACGAAGGCTACCGCATCAAATACGCACTGAGCGAAAACGACGAAAGGATTTTGCCGGGTCTTGTCGTGTTGAGGAGCAAATATTTTGTACGCGACGAAGGCAAGTCAATTGAATTAACACACGACGTATTGACGCCGCTCATCAAACGCGATCGCGAAGAGCGCCGAAAAGAATTAGCCCTGACAAAGGCCAGAAAGAAAGCAAGGCAACGACTCATCTTTATTACAGCGTTTGCGGGATTGGCAGCTTGGGGCCTTTTGTATTTCATTACGCACAAAGCCATACAAAAACGGGATGAAGCAGACCAACAAGCCGCCGTGCTGAACATGCAGATTGAGGACAAAAAAGATTCGCTTAAGCGAATTGACAGCACCATAAGAGAACATCAAAAAAACGACAGTGCAAACAAAGAGAAACAGAAACCCCCGCTGCCTGTTATTGCCGACTCGGCCTTGCAAGCGCAGTTTTCGGACCGTATGAAAAACGACAGCCTTCAGCTCGCCTCGCTAACCCGACAACTAACAACGCAAAAAAAAGAAGGGGAGGCAAAGGACAGTTTACACCGCATGCAGTTTCTTGATTTTACAACAACAAAGAAGAAGGCTGATTCGGTAAACCGTTCGGCGCGGCGGGAGATTGCCTTGTTGCAAAATCGCCTTGCCGTTGACAGCGGCCAGTTGGCTTGGTTGCGAACAAAATATGAGGAACTGGGCAAGGCCTATCAAAACTTTCAAACCGATTATCCCGATGTCATTCGCGTCTCCAATCCAAGCCGGCCTTTCGATGTTGCCGCCGATACGAACAGTTTGAAGCTCGACTTGTATTACAGCGGTGCAAATGCAGCCAAGGTACCCGATAACCTGCGCGTCTATCTCATCCCTGATATCGCCGCCAACAAAAAAATTATCGCTGCTGCGGAAACCTATGAAATCCGTTGCGACGAAATGAACCTCGACCGTGCAAAGGACGGGAAACTGGCACGCTACTTCAACGGGAATTATGTATTTCTGAACGTGCCTCCCGGAAAATATTTCATCAAGATTTGCGCTTACTACGGCGGTTATTACACCTACACAAAAACAAAAAGCGGAAATGTTTCGGAAAAGCTTGATGCCTCACCGCCGATACGATAGCGGGTACGTGAGACGACAAACGTCAAACGTGAGACAGGTGAATTGCGGTTTGAAAGTCCCACCTGTCTCACTTCTCACGTTTGACGTCTCACCTTTCAGTTGTACCATTTGATGGCGTAATACGTGCACGGTTCGCTGCCGGTGTTTACCACATTGTGCGGGACGTTTGGCCGGAGCAACATGACATCACCAGCCGCTACGTTTTGCTTTTCCGAACCCACGTTTAACGTTACGTTTCCTGCTAACAAGATCATCATTTCTTCCGCACGATGCGTGTGCGTTGGATGACTTTCTACTCCGGGCTTTAAGGTGGTTGCGTGAATTTCAAACCGTGTAAACATGGAAGAAGGCCGGTCAAATACCAGACGCGATTCGCCCTTGTCGGTTTTCTTTACAGTCAATTCATTCCAGTCCTTTATCAAAGAGCCGCCACCTTCTTTGCCGCGGAGAAGGTTAACCGGCAACGTGGATGTGAAGGTCAGCACGCAATACATTGCCGGTTTATCGGAAGTATTTTGGAATTGTTGCTTATCGCCGGCTTCAATTAGTACGATACTTGACGGCCCAAGGGTTTTGCTGCTGTCGTTAATGGTTACTTTCAAAAAACCTTCTTTTACAAGAATAATTTCTTCGCGGTCACTATAAGCTTGCAACGGGTGATTGGTTTGTCCTGCACCAAGCGATGAGGTGTGAATATTCAGCCTGGCTAAATCGGTAGTGCTGCCTTTTAAAATTGTTCGGCTTTCACGGCCGTTGCTTTGTGTAGCAGGATATTTGTTCCAGGGATAAACGGCGGAAGGAAGCGAATCCGTTTGCGCATCTGCGGCGAGCACAAAAAGTAAGAGCAGCGAAGACAACATCACTTTCATAAGCCTGAACGATAAAGGGGAAAGGTAGAAAATTGTTTGTTTAAGCTTGCGCCGATTGCGCCGGAATTTACGCAAACAAGAACGGAGCCTTGCAAGGCTCCGTTGTAAATTTCATTTATCAAACAGACTTAGTTCGATGCTTTGTCTTTTTTCTTTTTGTCGTCGGCAATTTTTTGCAACGCATTTATTGAGCTGTTAAAGAAAGGATATTTCTCCAACGCCATGGTGTAATATTTTTCGGCGTTGGTCACGTCGCCGGTGGTGAGATAGAATTCCGCCATGGAATCGTAAGCGTTCGGGCCGTCGGGGTTTAGCTCAATGTATTTTTCAAAATTCTTCTTGGCCATTTCGTAGTCTTTCTTATTCTGCATGTAGTAGTAGGCGATGATGTTGTACATGGAAGCGTTTTGCGGAAACTTTTTTATGTAGTCTTGTGCGGCGGCAAACTGTTCTTCAGGCGTGGCACGGCTAACCACATAGAAGTGCCCGATCATGCCGCCGTCGGGAAACATCTCGTGCAGTTTGGCCCAGGTTGCGCGATTTTTTTCGCCTTTGTTGGCCGGATCAACGATGGAGGCCAGCAACTTTTCACCCTCTGATTTGTCGCCGGCACTTTTAAAAGCTCTTTCGGCAAAAGCCTTTTTGCTTTCCCCGGCGGTAAGATTCGCCAT
Coding sequences within:
- a CDS encoding cupin domain-containing protein; its protein translation is MKVMLSSLLLLFVLAADAQTDSLPSAVYPWNKYPATQSNGRESRTILKGSTTDLARLNIHTSSLGAGQTNHPLQAYSDREEIILVKEGFLKVTINDSSKTLGPSSIVLIEAGDKQQFQNTSDKPAMYCVLTFTSTLPVNLLRGKEGGGSLIKDWNELTVKKTDKGESRLVFDRPSSMFTRFEIHATTLKPGVESHPTHTHRAEEMMILLAGNVTLNVGSEKQNVAAGDVMLLRPNVPHNVVNTGSEPCTYYAIKWYN
- a CDS encoding tetratricopeptide repeat protein; this encodes MKKISLSMFIMFFCLLFTASVSAQVKQAAAKETGKKTMAWTTKSEAAKELAGNGIGHFMNIEMEQAYQDLSAALKLDPDFTVALVFMANLTAGESKKAFAERAFKSAGDKSEGEKLLASIVDPANKGEKNRATWAKLHEMFPDGGMIGHFYVVSRATPEEQFAAAQDYIKKFPQNASMYNIIAYYYMQNKKDYEMAKKNFEKYIELNPDGPNAYDSMAEFYLTTGDVTNAEKYYTMALEKYPFFNSSINALQKIADDKKKKDKASN